GCTGCCAATTCAGCCGGGGGATGTTCCCGCAACCTATGCTGATGTCGATGCGTTGATAGCGGATGTCGGCTTTAAGCCAAGCACATCCATAGAAGAGGGCATTGCCCGTTTTGTGCATTGGTACCGCGATTATTACGCGGTGTAACAATTGCCACCCCGGTCCGGTTTTCTTGTGCACCGATAAAGGTAAGGCTCCGGCTTTTCTGAGTTGACAGGAGCAAATGTTTTTCTTGTTTGTCTTTTGTAAAATCGCTAAGATGCAAAACTTTGTTGAAAATGCTTGGTGGAGAGCTGATTTGCACACAGATTTTTGATTATGCTGCAAATAGTGTCCGGACTGGGCCATAAATAAAGGTTGATTATGATAAAGAGTATGACCGGCTATGGCCGTGGTCAGGCCGAAGCGGAAGGATTGTCGTTTGCCGTTGAAATTAAGGCTGTAAACCATCGTTATGGTGATATTACGGTCAAGGCCCCTCGATTGCTGGCTCCCTATGAAAGCGAGATAAAAAAAAGGGTTGCCGCGGTTTTAAAGCGAGGGAAAGTTGACGTCTATATCAACCAGGAGAACAGCTCCCGGGTAACAATGACGCCGGTGATTGATGAACAGTTGGCGGCAGCCTATCTGGCCGCCTACAAGCATTTGAAATCGGTGACGGGCCTGGCCGGGGAGATCGGACTTGAATTTTTGGCTGCACAGAAAGATGTCCTGACCTTGAAAGAAACCGAATTGGTTGCTGACGACTTGCTGGATTGTCTCTATCAATCTTTGGATCTGGCATTGGCGGCCATGCTTGAAACGCGGCGCTGCGAAGGTGCTGCCACGGCGCAGGATATTTCCCAGCGGCTTGAGGTGCTGGCAACCATTCTCGGGAAAATTGAAGAATGTGCCCCTCTGGTCCCCATTGAGTGGCAGCAGAAGCTCAAGGAGCGCCTGACCCGTTTGCAGGATAACGGCGGGGATCCGCAGCGCATAGCCCAGGAAATTGCGATTTTTGCAGATCGTTGCGATATCAGCGAAGAAATCAGCCGCTTCAATAGTCATTTGGCACAGTTTCACGCTCTGATGGCGGAACAGGAGCCGGTCGGTCGGCAAATGGATTTTTTGGTTCAGGAGTTGAATCGCGAAGCAAACACCATGGGATCCAAGTCCAACGATGCCAACCTGACCAAGCATGTTGTTGCCTTAAAGTCTGAGCTTGAAAAAATCCGTGAACAGGTGCAGAACATTGAATAAGCAGGCGGATCCCAGCAGGAAAGGAATTCTTTTTGTGGTTTCAGCCCCTTCCGGCGCTGGGAAAACCTCGTTGTGTCGGGAATTGATTGACAGCGTTACTGATCTGGAGCAATCTATATCGTTTGCGACACGCCCCAGGCGGGACGGGGAACGGGACGGGGTCGATTATCATTTTGTTCCTTCCGACACCTTCAGGCAGATGATTGAGAGACATCAGCTTGCCGAGTGGGCCGAGGTGCACGGAAACCTTTATGGAACTTCCCTCGCGACTATTGAGGATGCTTCGCTGAAGGGGATCGACCTGCTGCTTGATATCGATTGTCAGGGCGCGGCGCAATTGCGGAAAAGTTATCGGCGCGGAGTGTTTATTTTTATTCTGCCACCGGATTATGATGAGTTGGAAAGACGGCTGCGTGAGCGCGGTACCGACAGTGAAGAGGTCATTCTGCGGCGGCTGAGAAATGCTCAGCAGGAGATTGCCCAGGCCGAGCAATATGACTACCTGGTTGTGAATGATGATTTTTCTGCCGCCAAAGCCAAGCTGATTTCGATTATTCATGCAGAAAGAAGCCGGGCGAATCGTTGCCGGTATTTATTACAAAAATTTACCTCATAAGGAGACAAAAATATGGCACGTGTTACAGTTGAAGATTGTTTGGATGTCATTCCCAATCGGTTTCTGCTTGCTATGGTTGCAGCAAAGCGGTCGAAGCAACTTTACAAAGGCGCTGAACCACTGATTGAAAACAAGTCCGGCAATAAGAAAGTCGTTGTTGCCTTACGTGAAATTGCTGCCAACGAAATCGACTTTGAAATACCGATGCGCAAGCGGTGAAGAAACAAGCCTGTTTTTTCCGGCCCTGAAACCGGATTCAGGGCCCTGAGTTGAATATACTATTGTAGTCATTCAGAGCGTTGAGCCGGATACTTCCCGGTGATAGCTATGATAACTATTGAAGACATTACCGAACAGCTGAGGACGTATTATCCTCAGGTGGATTCAGACCTCTTGGCCCGCGCCGGGGAATTCTGTGCGCGGGCTCATCAGGGGCAGAAAACACCTGATGGGCGTGCTTATCTTCAGCACCCTTTCGAAGTTGCATCCATTCTCGCTCGCTTGAAGGTCGATGTGACAACCATCGTTGTCGGGCTCCTTCATGACTCCCTTGGCACAGGTCAAATCAGCAAAGAAGAACTCTCTGCCGAATTCGGCGAAGAAGTTGTCTCCCTGATTGAAATCGGCAATAAAATCAGCAGCATTCCATATCGGCAAAGTAATCAGCAGCAGGTTGAGAGCTTCCGTAAGATGTTTATTGCCATGGCGCGGGATCTGCGGGTGGTGCTGGTCTATCTGGCGGATCGGCTCAGTGATATGCGGACGATCCTGTTTCGGGATGAACAAGCACAACTCGATTATTCGCGGGAAACCCTGGAAATTTATGCCCCCTTGGCCAATCGGCTGGGGATAAGCTGGTTGAAAGGGGAATTGGAAGATCTTGCGTTGCGGGTCCTTGAGCCTGAGATCTATGCTGACCTCAAACGCAGGATTTCTGCCCACAAAAAAGAGCGTAGCGGCTATGTTACGGAGGTCAAGCAAAAGATCTGTGACCTGCTGGCTGAAAACGGTTTG
The Pelobacter seleniigenes DSM 18267 DNA segment above includes these coding regions:
- the gmk gene encoding guanylate kinase, encoding MNKQADPSRKGILFVVSAPSGAGKTSLCRELIDSVTDLEQSISFATRPRRDGERDGVDYHFVPSDTFRQMIERHQLAEWAEVHGNLYGTSLATIEDASLKGIDLLLDIDCQGAAQLRKSYRRGVFIFILPPDYDELERRLRERGTDSEEVILRRLRNAQQEIAQAEQYDYLVVNDDFSAAKAKLISIIHAERSRANRCRYLLQKFTS
- the rpoZ gene encoding DNA-directed RNA polymerase subunit omega, whose translation is MARVTVEDCLDVIPNRFLLAMVAAKRSKQLYKGAEPLIENKSGNKKVVVALREIAANEIDFEIPMRKR
- a CDS encoding YicC/YloC family endoribonuclease, translating into MIKSMTGYGRGQAEAEGLSFAVEIKAVNHRYGDITVKAPRLLAPYESEIKKRVAAVLKRGKVDVYINQENSSRVTMTPVIDEQLAAAYLAAYKHLKSVTGLAGEIGLEFLAAQKDVLTLKETELVADDLLDCLYQSLDLALAAMLETRRCEGAATAQDISQRLEVLATILGKIEECAPLVPIEWQQKLKERLTRLQDNGGDPQRIAQEIAIFADRCDISEEISRFNSHLAQFHALMAEQEPVGRQMDFLVQELNREANTMGSKSNDANLTKHVVALKSELEKIREQVQNIE